A region of the Thamnophis elegans isolate rThaEle1 chromosome 1, rThaEle1.pri, whole genome shotgun sequence genome:
GCATCGGAGTCATCACTTACATCCTGTGAGTATTTTGAACTCAATGACTTGTTTGCCAGGGTTCGGGCAGTGgggtggatggggggggggggggacttctttTACTTGCTCAAGATTCTTCCCCGAAAATGTTGCTGGGGGTCCGAAGGTGTTCCTAAAGCCTTGGTCCTAGAGATGGAAGGTTCTCCCTTGGCTTCTTCGGATTGAAAGAccctctggaattctgggagttgaaggccacccatcttaaaatttgCCAGAATTGAGAAATGTTAGTCTAGACCAGACTCCCTTTCATCCCCATAATTCTGTATTCTAGAATAGCAGGATTAGAACCCTTCCCATATCAGAAGGATCCACCCCTTGTTTGATGCTTCTTGCTTCCTGATCTCCGTCGAGATGCTGGCCTTGGGGGTTGCCTTGTTCAAATGGGTCTAggacaattcaccacagccaactcgtcATGgccatcaccatggccaactcaccacagccaactcgctgcGGGACAAGAATTACCCtactatcaaagaaatggtggaagagattcattaaagaaaggatgcaaaaggagggacagaatgaaacgtgaatggcaaaaattaaaacgatttttattttattttaaataatgaaatagatTTACTAAATTGTCCCACAacgagttgtcctgtggcaatTGTCCATGGTGAATTGGCTCCGTCGAGTTATCCATGGTGAGTTGTGCATGATTAGttgtccatggtgagttgtccataGTGAATTGTCCATagtgagttggtcatggtgagttgcCCATGGTGAATtgcccatggtgagttgtccatgGTGAGTTGTGCATGATTAGTTGTTCATGATGAGTtgtccatggtgaattgtccatGGTGAGTTATCCATGGTGAGTTGTGCATGATTAGTTGTCCATGGCGAGTTGTCCATAGTGAATTGTCCATagtgagttggtcatggtgagttgcccatggtgagttgtccatgGTGAGTTGTGCATGATTAGTTGTTCATGATGAGttgtccatggtgagttgtccatggtgaattgtccatGGTGAGTTATCCATGGTGAGTTGTTCATGGTGATTTGTCCATGAGTCCGTGGTGAGTTGTTCATGGTGAGTTGTCCATGGTGAGTTGTGCATGATTAGTTGTTCATGGTGAGTTGTTCATGGTGAGTTGAACATGGTGAGTTGTCCATGATGAGTTGGTCATGGTGATTTGTCCATGGGTCCGTGGTGAGttgtccatggtgagttggctgtggcgagttggcctTGGCaaattggccatgatgagttggccgcaagcaagttggctgtggcgagttgtcccattccctgCTCAAAGTGGCCTGGGCATGAGGCTTCTCATTGCGAAGTCGCAAGAGCCTCTGTGTTTAAAAATAATAGGGGACCCTCCCTTTTCCAGCCTGAGCGGTGCCTCTCCCTTCTTGGGGGAaacgaagcaggagaccctgaccAACATTTCAGCTGTGAATTATGACTTTGATGAGGAATACTTCAGCAACACCAGCGAACTGGCCAAGGATTTCATTCGAAGGCTGCTTGTCAAGGACCCCAAGTAAGAggcaggggtggggagggggcgaaTGGGGTGAGGAAGGGCGGGAGACTTTTAATTTGAAGAAGACCTTCTCGGAATCCAACAGAAGAACCAATATCAAAAGATACTGGtaattctcgacttatgaccattcattttgCAGCCATTTGCAGTTATAATTTGGGATGTAAAACACATGACCACGGGGGTgccgcaatggtcgtaagtgtggaaaaatagttttcagtgctgttgtaactttgaatgatcactaagtgaacttacgtcgagaactacctgtatcatgATTTgtgaccataatgggcaggctcaattgcggtcataactcaaggactaatTGTATCTACCCAGTATTGGAAAGACTTCAGTATAAAGTTGATGGTTAAATCTGGACCTAAGTTCATGCAATGGTACTACAAAAACCCATGTTTCAAGTATTACAGAGTCCATCCTGTGTGGCCTTCaagggtcttttttttaaaaacatctctaaagctgaatatataaattgGGAGCAGAACAAGGAAGCCACACCAAAGTTTTGGCTGGgttttctcccctctcctcctgaGAAGGTGACTGTGTGCAGGCAATATTCCCAAAACAGTCCTGAGGGATTAGGGTCTGAGATCCAGAAGGGTGCTGAAGTTTGGATAGATCCACCGTAACAGTGCAATTTCGCTCCCCTTTTTTTCTGTATGTTTTGCATCGATCCTAGATTTGACTGTTGCTCCTTTTAATGATTGCAGGAAACGGATGACAATTGAGCAAAGCTTGGAGCATCCATGGATCAAGGTAAAAACTTAAGTTATTCAAATAAGTGTGGATTGTTTTCCCCACCTTATGAATCTATGATTCTGTgatctcccaggtcccttccagtcctatgagtCTATGATCCCCCCTTCcgagtcccttccagccctatgagtctGTGATCTCCcagatcccttccagtcctatgagtCTGtgatcccgcccccccccccccttgagtcccttccagccctatgagtctgtgatctcccaggtcccttccagccctatgagtctatgattccccccccccccgagtcccttccagccctatgggTCTGTGATCTTCcagatcccttccagtcctatgagtCTAtgatcccgcccccccccccccccaagtcccttccaaccctatgagtCTATGATCTCCCAGGTCCCTTCTAGCCATAGGAATCGATGACCTCccagctcccttccagctctttgatctcccaggccccttccaactttatgggcctatgtttttcacatttacaattgtTGCGACATCCCCAAtgggcacatgatcaaaattcagacgcttgtccactgattcatatttatgaggactgatccccttttgccaccttctgaccagcagtcaacagggaagccagattcacttaacaaccatgtgattcacttaacaactgctgtgattcacttaacaactgctgtgattcacttcacaactgtggtcagaaagctcataaaatgggggaaaattcacttaagaaatgtctcgcttagcaacgaaACGGAACAGAAATTTAGGgtacaattgtggtcgtaggttgaggactacttgcagtgGAGTTCTCAGAAAACTGTTCTGAGATCCTGATGGTggtaggggaggaagagggatgAACAAGTCCACCAATCCTGAGATTtaatcctcccccccctttttctaaAAATCAGGTGATCAAGAGGCGGAACGTCCGCAATGAAGACAACGGCAAGAAACCGGAGCGACGGCGCCTGAAGACCACGCGGCTGAAGGAGTACACCATCAAGTCTCACTCCAGTATGCCGCCCAATAACACCTACATCAACTTCGAACGCTTCTCCAAAGTCATGGAGGAGGTGGCGGTGGCCGAGGAGAGCCTGCGGGAGCTGCAGCAGAGTAAGAAGTCCTTCCGGGAGGACATCGAAGCCCTGCGGTCCATCTACGAGGAGAAGGAGTTGTGGTACAAGGAGGAGAACCAGGCCATCAGCCAGGACCTCCGTCAAATCCAGCAGGAGATGCAGAAGACGGAGACCCTCAAGCGGCAAGCTCAGGAAGAGGCCAAGAGCACCTCGCTGGCAGCTAACCGGCTGAAACGGCACCTCCGGAAGCTGGAGAACCGCTACGAGGCCCTGGCCAAGCAGATGGCCTCCGAGATGAAGTTTGTCCAAGAGCTGGTCCGTTCGGTGGAGCTGGAGAAGCTGCAGGGTGGAGAAGAAGACTGTGGAATCCGCTAATGGCACTTTCTGGCCAAGTGGGAGAAGGTCATCTCTAGGTCAAGTCAACCCATCTTAGATACCTCCTATCCTCCTTTCCAGGGGCCAGAAAACCCTTCGACCTCATTGAATTGTTCCCAAAATTACATGTTCCGTCATACAACGCTTCTGCTCGTAAACCCCgcatggaggaaaaaaaattgtgcatGCGGACAACTTTCACGTTCCTTCACCTGAAGACGGGACGCGTATGAAATGCAGACTCAGCAGAGGGGCTGTCGGCACACCAGAGGcacccccttccccccctcttgCTGGCTGATGTTTCCTTGAGAACCCCAAACTTTGGAGATGATCTGGAAATCGTTCTCCCCGAAAGAGATTTCCTGCTGCAGAAGGTCAGGGGGAAGATCTATTCTCATGGATGTTGAGTTTCTGCAAACGTGATCCTCAACCCCAGAGGGGTATGACTCTCTAATTCAACTCCTCTAGGACAGCCCATCTTTGGTCGAGAATTAACCAGGATTCCTGGGGTCTAGAAAGcaagctggggagggggagggggcgttCCAGAAAAATCTTAAAACGTTTCCCAACATTGCAAGGATTTTAGGATTGGGTGTCTCTGTTGAATTGTGGCTACCCAAAGGCACGTAAGAGACGGGTGAAGAATGGCAGATCTTCCCCCATGAAGCTGGGTGGCAGGGGCAGAATTGCCACGAGCCTTCAGAatagtgttggcgaaccttttcggcaccaagtgccgaaacgggaatgtgtgtatgtattggAAACCGGAAGAGTAGCTGCCCGATGcgcatgctgggaagatgatcttccggtttccagcggtGCATGCTCACCGGCACATGGTCCTCCGGTTTCTGgtacgcacacatgcacaaatgACCAGCGTGCCAGAACCCGGAAATCATTTTCtggcggctgctcttccagtttacgGCGCTCTCGCGGGTGAAGACAAGCTGACCAgcgcaccagaacctggaagatcAACGGGTGACAGCTTGcctgcctggagagatggctgcGCATGTCACTTCcgccacgtgtgccataggtttgctttTAAACAAACCCAGATTTGTTTAAAACCAGCTTAAGATTTTACCTTTCACCGGGAagtggggagcgggggggggagtCTATCTTCTTCTGCCCTGTTGTTTTGGACTTCCGACGGGTCGCAAGAGACCGTTTCCTTaagtttgtgtattttaatttccgTGTTGGGGAACAGGTGGGTTTTTCGGTGGTCCGCAAGTAaaactttttgtaaaaaaaaaaaaagagagagagaaaaaaaacacccatcTTGCGATGCTTCCTTGAGTGAACTTGGCTTCATCTTTGGGTGGGGCTGAATCTAACACCAGGTTTTACTGGGAGCCGCTGGTCTTACTGGGGATAGAGGTTGAGGCAGTCCTGGGCGGAAGGGTGGGGAGAGAAATTCTTTCTATCCaggttttcaattttatttaatgtatttatcaaACTTGTATCGTCGCACAGTGCTTTGCGATCCTGCTGGCTTCTTCCGTTCCTTTGAACTATCCTGCTTTGGAGGCCTTTCCTCGGGATCCCAAAATATTTAGAAAGTCTCGCCCTCTCTTTGAAACCAGGGATTGTCTCTTGAGTGGGACAGTCTAATCGCTCCTTTGAGCAAT
Encoded here:
- the DAPK3 gene encoding death-associated protein kinase 3, giving the protein MSTFRQERVEDHYDMEEELGSGQFAIVRKCREKKTGLEYAAKFIKKRRLSSSRRGVSREEIQREVNILREIQHPNIITLHDIFENKTDVVLILELVSGGELFDFLAEKESLTEEEATQFLKQILDGVHYLHSKRIAHFDLKPENIMLLDKNVPSPRIKLIDFGIAHKIETGNEFKNIFGTPEFVAPEIVNYEPLGLEADMWSIGVITYILLSGASPFLGETKQETLTNISAVNYDFDEEYFSNTSELAKDFIRRLLVKDPKKRMTIEQSLEHPWIKVIKRRNVRNEDNGKKPERRRLKTTRLKEYTIKSHSSMPPNNTYINFERFSKVMEEVAVAEESLRELQQSKKSFREDIEALRSIYEEKELWYKEENQAISQDLRQIQQEMQKTETLKRQAQEEAKSTSLAANRLKRHLRKLENRYEALAKQMASEMKFVQELVRSVELEKLQGGEEDCGIR